The DNA segment ttcctgcctgagcagaaggttggactagaagacctccaagatcccttccaactctgttattctattttattctattttggatTCTCATTGAAGATTATTACTGATTTAGAATGTGGCACCTTTGAGTTTTTTCTCTGAGGCCATGCAATTCCTTCCCAGATATTTTGTGCATTTAATAGCCTCCCCCACTCTCTGAACCTTTGAAATTTTGTTCACAGAGGTTCCTCTGTTTCCAGCCAACTATTCTaaaccacagagagagagagtgactagagCGTCCACTTACAGGCCTATTCCTTCTGCCACTTCTAGGCTACATCTCTATAGCCAGAAGAACCCTGAACTCTCTGGCAGTTGGAGAGAGGCAACAGCTTCAGCTATTAGCAGGCCTTTCCTTCTGCACAGAGTATGCCTGGCCCATCCACAGACCAGGGGAAAGGCAAGTCCTGGAAAGAAGGAGCCAGGGATATCATGGCTCCCTTCTCTCAGCACATATCCTGGTTCTGGAAAGCAGATGAGACTTTTCCCAAGAGCCTTAAGAAAAATGGTCCCGAGAGCAGGATCCTCAACAGTGAAGACAAAATGGAAGGCAGCAGGTGCCCCCACCCCAAGCCCTGGTCTCAGCTGCTGGCAGGGCTGTGCCCCACAACCTGGATCCTAGAAGGAAACTGCAGGGGCAGCAACCGGCTCTCTTTTTACTCTGGGCTGTCAAGTAGCTGCAGGGAAATGAACCTGGAGCCCTCCAAAGATGGCAGCCCAGCCCTTCCACCCAGGGATCTGCTCAGCCTGTCAGCAGCTTCAGTAACCAAAAAGGACAGTCCCATGGGACAGGTGGTGGAGGAAGAGTACTCCTGCGAGTATGGCTCATTTACCTATCTGCTGCTGTGCTCCTTAGGTGGGGTGGTGAGTTGTGGTGCAACGCACACAGCGGTAGTGCCCCTGGATGTGGTGAAGTGCCGCATGCAGGTGGAACCCAGGCGTTACCAAGGGCTTATGCAAGGCCTTTCTCTTACGGTGCGAGAGGAGGGGATTCCTGGCCTGGCTAAAGGATGGGCTCCAACAGCCATAGGTTATTCCATGCAGGGCTTTGGCAAGTTTGGACTTTATGAATTCTTCAAGTTACAGTACTCTGAGTTTTTGGGTCCGGAGCAAGCTTATCTGTGGCGGACTAGCCTCTACCTCGCTGCTTCAGCCAGTGCCGAATTCTTTGCTGACATTGCTTTGGCTCCGATGGAAGCAGTCAAGGTACGGATTCAGACCCAGCGTGGTTATGCCAAAACATTGCGAGAAGCAGCTCCCAAAATGTATATCGAAGAAGGACTCTGGGCTTTCTATAAGGGTGTATATCCCCTCTGGCTGCGACAGATCCCTTATACCATGATGAAGTTTTCCTGCTTTGAACGAACTATAGAAGCACTCTATAAATACGTCATTCCTAAACCGCGAGATCAATGCAGCAAGATGGAACAACTTGGAGTCACATTTGTTGGCGGATATATCGCTGGCATCTTCTGTGCTATAGTCTCACACCCGGCTGATTCTGTGGTGTCAGTGCTGAACCAAGAAAGGGGCACCACTGTTTTGGGTGTCCTCAAGAAGTTGGGCATGCATGGGATCTGGAAAGGCCTCTTCACCCGTATTCTGATGATTGGTACCCTCACTGGACTGCAGTGGTTCATCTACGATTCTGTTAAAGTTTATCTCAAGTTGCCTCGTCCCCCTCCACCTGAAATGCCTGAATCTTTGAAAAAGAAACTCTCTCAAAATTAAATCCATACTAAAAGGCTGTGTTTCAAGAATACTCTAATTCTGTAAGAATGTTTAATTCACCTGATTTGTGAATATCACTGAGCCATGGAAATTTGCTATAGTGTGACTCAATCCCAGAACTAAGCTTTAGAGAGTTTCAACAGTCTATAAAAGAAGCTTCTTAATGAAACTTTAATGCAtgtcatttaacagaataacattgtcttgcagttttattttcttcttaactGCACTCAAAATACGTAGCAGATAATGCAATTATTAGTTTTTATAGGCTGTTAAATATTTTAAGGTTAACCAGTTAATAGCAACTGCTAGAGAAGTTGGTTGTTGTAATACTGTTGTAATGATTTGATAATTATTATCAACAGGACATGTTGTCAGGCAGCCTAGATAGTACTGTGATTCTAAGATATTGAACAAAAATTTGAAGTAACATAAAAGTATAAACTCTGAAAAATGGCATTCTTAGCAGCAGTGTATTAGAAAGCTTATTTTTAAGTGTCATGGATCTCTAATAATCCAAAGTGCCAGTTTATACATGGATAAATATGTATTTTTGTGGcaggacattttttaaaatagattttggtATCTAACTATAAAAGTTTCTACTACCTTTAAAAAAGCATTCATTTCATCCACATAGAATCTTCTGTgctggaaaaggggaaaaatgtaattTTGTATTGTGATTTCCATGTTTATTGGACAAGTCTTTTGGAACTTGCATGAATGTTGTTCCTCTCTGTTCTTAAAGCAGTCCATCAGCCTGACATAGGCGcacttcttccaaattatttttgaaacatgcacatgttttatatatattgaaTAATTCTTTCTCTGTATAAAAATGCTGTATCCTCTGATTTGAACCAAATCTATTTTTTCTTGATTCAAGTTACTGGAATTATAGAAATAAAAACTATACACTATAGTATTCTTCGAACTCAGCTAAAATTCTGCATTTTGATGATCCTTTACCAGTATGTTATTCCTTCTTTTGTTGTACAATTTAATTTGA comes from the Ahaetulla prasina isolate Xishuangbanna chromosome 3, ASM2864084v1, whole genome shotgun sequence genome and includes:
- the LOC131195048 gene encoding solute carrier family 25 member 3-like, with product MNLEPSKDGSPALPPRDLLSLSAASVTKKDSPMGQVVEEEYSCEYGSFTYLLLCSLGGVVSCGATHTAVVPLDVVKCRMQVEPRRYQGLMQGLSLTVREEGIPGLAKGWAPTAIGYSMQGFGKFGLYEFFKLQYSEFLGPEQAYLWRTSLYLAASASAEFFADIALAPMEAVKVRIQTQRGYAKTLREAAPKMYIEEGLWAFYKGVYPLWLRQIPYTMMKFSCFERTIEALYKYVIPKPRDQCSKMEQLGVTFVGGYIAGIFCAIVSHPADSVVSVLNQERGTTVLGVLKKLGMHGIWKGLFTRILMIGTLTGLQWFIYDSVKVYLKLPRPPPPEMPESLKKKLSQN